In the genome of Candidatus Saccharibacteria bacterium, one region contains:
- a CDS encoding YifB family Mg chelatase-like AAA ATPase yields the protein MSATVQSIAIAGDDCPVIDVECNMSNGLPNLLIVGFANKAVEEARERVRSAFSNSDLDMPKKRIIINLAPADLPKESPSFDAAIATSILLASGQVKQRPPQKTLIMGELGLDGSIRPVRGIIGAIISGKKKGFTTFYIPKKNQRQAALIPDITVIPVNSLREIYLDLTKTVQISPLIPKDSHYIHKQQESATDFCHVVGQARAKRALEIAAAGAHNILLNGPPGTGKSMLAKAIPSILAPLELDEILEITHLHSLATKQFDKILTNRPFRSPHHSASEIAIIGGGQKPRPGEISLSHRGVLFFDEFPEFDRNVIEALRQPLEDKTITVTRAKDSFTFPADFILVATANPCPCGYYGTDKTCSCMPSQIVKYQRKLSGPIIDRIDMHIDVEEVQHEHLLKDGREENSQTIRQRVIKARSAQQKRFSNPSKTNSTLTNQEIKRHAQLDTTAEKLLNDAAKRLDISPRSYMRLIKVARTIADLDDSNNVTVPHISEALQYRRQTTQL from the coding sequence ATGAGCGCAACGGTTCAAAGCATTGCGATAGCGGGTGACGATTGTCCGGTTATTGATGTTGAGTGCAATATGTCTAATGGCTTGCCCAATTTGCTTATCGTCGGGTTTGCCAACAAGGCAGTTGAAGAAGCCCGTGAACGTGTCCGCAGCGCTTTTAGTAACTCTGACTTGGACATGCCAAAAAAACGAATAATTATCAATCTCGCGCCCGCCGATCTACCAAAAGAAAGCCCCAGCTTTGACGCAGCAATCGCCACCTCAATTTTACTGGCAAGTGGTCAAGTCAAGCAGCGACCTCCACAAAAGACACTTATTATGGGTGAGCTGGGTCTGGATGGAAGCATACGTCCGGTGCGTGGAATTATTGGCGCTATAATAAGCGGGAAGAAAAAAGGCTTCACCACTTTTTATATACCAAAAAAGAACCAACGGCAGGCCGCACTCATACCTGACATCACTGTTATCCCTGTTAACAGCCTCCGCGAAATATATCTCGATCTTACAAAAACCGTCCAGATTAGCCCTCTTATCCCGAAAGATTCGCACTATATCCATAAACAACAGGAGAGCGCGACTGATTTTTGCCACGTTGTGGGACAAGCCCGAGCAAAGCGCGCTCTAGAGATTGCTGCAGCCGGCGCACATAACATCCTTCTTAATGGCCCTCCCGGCACCGGTAAGAGTATGCTTGCCAAAGCAATTCCTAGCATTCTTGCCCCCTTAGAGCTTGACGAAATTTTAGAAATCACTCATTTACATAGTCTTGCAACCAAACAGTTCGATAAAATACTTACCAACCGCCCCTTCCGATCACCTCATCATAGTGCCAGCGAAATAGCCATTATTGGCGGCGGTCAGAAGCCACGGCCAGGCGAAATTAGCCTCAGCCACCGAGGTGTGCTGTTTTTTGATGAATTTCCAGAGTTTGATCGCAATGTTATTGAAGCTTTGCGTCAACCATTAGAAGACAAAACAATAACTGTGACTCGAGCTAAGGACAGCTTTACATTCCCGGCAGATTTTATACTCGTTGCTACTGCCAACCCTTGTCCTTGCGGCTATTACGGCACCGATAAAACTTGTAGCTGCATGCCTTCCCAAATTGTAAAATACCAGCGAAAACTCTCAGGGCCTATCATAGACAGAATCGACATGCATATAGATGTTGAGGAGGTGCAACACGAACATCTACTCAAAGATGGACGAGAAGAAAACAGCCAAACTATTAGGCAACGTGTCATAAAAGCTCGTAGCGCGCAACAAAAACGATTCTCTAACCCATCTAAAACCAACTCAACCCTTACAAATCAGGAAATTAAGCGTCACGCTCAACTTGACACTACGGCAGAAAAGCTACTAAATGACGCCGCCAAGCGACTAGATATATCACCTAGAAGCTATATGAGGCTTATAAAAGTGGCTCGAACCATTGCCGACCTTGACGATAGCAACAACGTAACCGTACCGCATATTAGCGAAGCCTTACAATATAGACGACAAACTACTCAATTATAG
- the infC gene encoding translation initiation factor IF-3, which produces MNGTIRAPQLRVVDDEGQQLGVMSREEALRAAEERSLDLVEISPNANPPVAKIVDWGKFNYQRTKQLQKNKKNAKAPEMKQMRFGLKIGEHDLGVKLRKVTDFLESGHKVKLTVFYRGRELAHKDLGFKLAEKIISDYGDMIIVDQKPQLAGKQLHFVIRGNPAAKSMKKPQPKEETDNKSITSIKGLDKLERSGGQDAKAENA; this is translated from the coding sequence CTGAACGGAACAATTCGGGCACCACAACTGCGCGTCGTAGACGACGAAGGACAGCAGTTAGGCGTCATGTCACGCGAGGAGGCGCTACGAGCTGCAGAAGAACGAAGTCTTGACCTTGTCGAAATATCCCCTAACGCAAACCCGCCGGTTGCCAAGATAGTAGACTGGGGTAAGTTTAACTATCAACGAACTAAACAACTCCAAAAGAATAAGAAGAACGCCAAAGCTCCAGAAATGAAGCAAATGCGTTTTGGGCTAAAGATTGGCGAGCACGACCTAGGAGTGAAACTTAGAAAAGTCACTGACTTCTTAGAGTCTGGACACAAAGTTAAACTTACTGTGTTTTATCGCGGAAGAGAGTTGGCTCACAAAGATCTGGGGTTTAAACTCGCCGAGAAAATAATCTCTGATTACGGTGATATGATAATCGTTGACCAAAAACCCCAGCTAGCCGGCAAACAGTTACACTTTGTTATAAGGGGCAACCCGGCAGCCAAATCCATGAAGAAACCTCAACCAAAAGAGGAAACTGACAATAAGTCCATAACATCGATAAAGGGATTAGATAAACTAGAACGTTCGGGAGGACAAGATGCCAAAGCA